From Gloeocapsopsis sp. IPPAS B-1203, one genomic window encodes:
- a CDS encoding glycosyltransferase family 2 protein, producing MPKVSVIIPAYNAMTYLPETVESVLKQTFIDFEVLIVDDGSSDNTAEWASQLTDPRVKLVSQENKGAAGARNTGIASSQGEYIAFLDSDDLWEPTKLEKQVKCLDENSSVGLVHTWIAFVDQQGNLAGKVMTTRGEGDIWKQVVEYNPVRCGSTAMVRRCCFNFGVFDQSIRFAEDWDMWIRIAFRYSFAIVKEPLVYYREHPHNKSKNYEKLLLSLCQIIEKSFHSVTPELLYLKNKAYGRAYLHVAWKAFYCENYTRASELRQQAITCYPQLRYLKNCIRLSLLLVIHHWFSSQTYQTMQKMLRYKSW from the coding sequence ATGCCTAAAGTTTCCGTTATTATCCCAGCATATAATGCTATGACCTATCTACCAGAAACTGTAGAGAGTGTTTTAAAGCAGACTTTCATCGACTTTGAGGTGCTAATTGTTGATGACGGTAGTTCAGATAACACTGCTGAGTGGGCTTCTCAATTAACTGATCCGCGAGTGAAATTAGTTTCTCAAGAAAACAAAGGTGCAGCTGGGGCGCGTAACACTGGAATTGCTAGTTCCCAGGGAGAATACATTGCCTTTTTAGATTCTGATGATTTATGGGAACCAACCAAATTAGAAAAGCAAGTAAAGTGCTTGGATGAAAATTCATCTGTTGGATTAGTGCATACATGGATAGCTTTTGTTGACCAACAAGGTAATCTTGCAGGTAAAGTAATGACTACCCGTGGAGAAGGGGACATATGGAAACAGGTTGTTGAGTACAACCCAGTTCGTTGTGGAAGTACAGCAATGGTTCGCCGTTGTTGTTTTAATTTTGGAGTTTTCGATCAAAGTATACGCTTTGCTGAAGACTGGGATATGTGGATTCGTATTGCTTTCCGTTATTCATTTGCCATAGTCAAAGAACCTCTAGTTTACTATCGAGAACACCCTCATAATAAGTCTAAAAATTACGAAAAATTATTGCTAAGCCTTTGCCAGATAATCGAAAAATCATTTCATTCTGTTACTCCAGAACTTCTATATCTAAAAAATAAAGCATATGGTCGCGCCTATCTTCATGTAGCTTGGAAAGCTTTTTATTGTGAAAATTACACTAGAGCATCTGAACTCCGTCAGCAGGCTATTACATGCTACCCTCAACTACGTTATCTCAAAAACTGTATCCGCTTAAGCTTGCTGCTTGTAATTCATCATTGGTTCAGTTCACAAACTTATCAAACAATGCAAAAAATGCTTAGATATAAGTCATGGTAA
- a CDS encoding glycosyltransferase family 2 protein, whose protein sequence is MVNTKIKTASSTSLHQISAIIIAQDEEDCIANAIKSCLSFADEIIVVDGGSQDNTIQIAQDLGCHVYSNSWPGYAKQRNFGAENAEHNWIFFIDADEVVDRQLTQLLLTWKNQPNLEADAFSVNRIGDFLGKWLDSKPETHIRLYNKTVFQIKDVLVHEQPDVKDARVIHLPGIVWHFGFRNIGELVERFNKYTDLDSQKAYLEGQKFSLVRLLLKPYGKFLQMYLWHGMWKHGLIGLFVASLWSYYIVLKEIKLYEIYWQRNNYKHTVL, encoded by the coding sequence ATGGTAAATACAAAAATCAAAACTGCATCATCTACATCTTTACATCAGATCTCAGCAATTATCATTGCTCAAGATGAAGAAGATTGTATTGCTAATGCAATTAAATCTTGTCTTTCTTTTGCAGATGAGATTATTGTCGTTGATGGAGGAAGTCAAGACAATACAATACAGATTGCCCAAGATCTAGGTTGTCATGTTTATTCAAATTCTTGGCCTGGTTATGCAAAACAGCGCAATTTTGGAGCAGAAAACGCTGAACATAACTGGATATTTTTTATTGATGCAGATGAAGTTGTCGATCGACAGTTAACTCAATTACTTTTAACCTGGAAAAATCAACCGAACTTAGAAGCTGATGCTTTTTCAGTCAACAGAATAGGTGATTTTTTAGGTAAATGGCTAGACAGCAAACCGGAAACTCATATCAGATTATACAATAAAACAGTTTTTCAAATCAAAGATGTTTTAGTGCATGAACAGCCAGACGTAAAAGATGCACGAGTTATTCATTTACCAGGTATTGTTTGGCATTTTGGATTTCGTAATATCGGAGAACTAGTAGAGAGATTTAATAAATATACAGATTTAGATTCTCAAAAAGCTTATCTTGAAGGTCAAAAGTTTAGCTTAGTACGACTTTTGTTAAAACCATATGGGAAGTTTTTACAAATGTATTTATGGCATGGTATGTGGAAGCATGGATTAATTGGCTTATTTGTTGCTAGCTTATGGAGCTATTATATTGTCTTAAAAGAGATCAAGCTTTATGAAATATACTGGCAGCGAAATAACTACAAACATACAGTTTTGTAG
- a CDS encoding O-antigen ligase family protein: protein MKSFDLSVQPAQAWIAILGFVLFSTLCIVLHASNILRLLFPTSSFAVGLFLYLRHPGIYIGFTFWIWFVTPWVRRLVDYQNGWQDPSTVLLAPYLVTFITVITFLRYFPLYRQAGLPFVLAVMGILYGFLVGLINLPIATVIISLLNWLTPVLFGFHLFVNWQDYPGYRQIIERTFLWGALVIGAYGVWQYLVAPDWDRFWLINMANQGLITFGQPEPLAIRVFSTMNANGPFAIVMMAALLLLFNTPGILRFPASAVGYLSFLLSLTRAAWLGWFAGVLIFVTSVKPRIQIRLIMTILIMVLCVLPLTTMEPFHQAINSRFQTFSNTSNDISYNERSERYEQSMNIALSEVVGKGLGGAGNHLDSAILDTLFSLGWIGTSLYWGGLLLLMLGTLHAVSFDPFVSAARAISIGVFIQLVFGSVMLEVSGVILWGFLGIAMAARQYYQHRAKSYFSK, encoded by the coding sequence ATGAAAAGCTTTGACCTAAGCGTGCAACCAGCACAAGCTTGGATCGCAATTTTAGGATTCGTGCTGTTTAGTACACTGTGTATAGTACTTCATGCTAGCAACATTCTTAGGCTACTTTTTCCTACAAGTTCTTTTGCTGTAGGTCTTTTTCTTTATTTGCGTCACCCTGGAATTTATATTGGTTTTACATTTTGGATATGGTTTGTAACACCTTGGGTACGCCGTTTAGTAGATTATCAAAATGGTTGGCAAGATCCTAGTACAGTATTGCTTGCTCCTTATTTAGTGACGTTCATAACTGTCATAACATTTCTACGATATTTTCCTTTATATCGTCAGGCTGGCTTACCTTTTGTACTTGCCGTTATGGGTATATTGTATGGTTTTTTAGTAGGACTGATTAATTTACCAATTGCTACTGTTATTATCTCACTTCTGAATTGGCTCACTCCGGTTTTATTTGGCTTTCACTTATTTGTAAACTGGCAAGACTATCCAGGCTATCGACAGATTATTGAGCGCACTTTTCTGTGGGGAGCGTTAGTTATAGGAGCCTATGGGGTTTGGCAATACTTAGTTGCTCCTGATTGGGATCGGTTTTGGCTTATCAATATGGCTAATCAAGGATTAATTACCTTTGGACAACCTGAACCTTTAGCTATTCGGGTCTTCAGCACAATGAATGCTAATGGACCATTCGCAATTGTCATGATGGCAGCTTTATTATTGCTATTTAATACGCCAGGAATTTTGCGCTTTCCAGCTTCTGCAGTTGGTTATTTATCATTTTTATTATCATTAACTCGCGCTGCTTGGTTAGGTTGGTTTGCTGGAGTTCTTATTTTTGTCACTTCGGTTAAGCCACGCATACAAATACGCTTGATTATGACTATTTTAATTATGGTGTTATGTGTTTTACCGTTGACAACTATGGAGCCTTTTCATCAAGCAATAAATTCTCGGTTTCAAACTTTTTCTAATACTAGTAATGACATTAGTTATAACGAAAGATCCGAACGTTACGAGCAAAGTATGAATATTGCGCTTTCTGAGGTTGTTGGTAAGGGGCTAGGAGGCGCTGGAAACCATCTTGATAGTGCAATTCTCGATACACTCTTTTCATTGGGGTGGATTGGTACTAGTTTGTATTGGGGTGGGTTGCTTTTACTGATGTTAGGAACATTGCATGCTGTAAGCTTTGACCCTTTTGTCAGTGCTGCTCGGGCAATTAGTATTGGAGTATTTATCCAGTTAGTTTTTGGTAGCGTCATGCTAGAAGTTTCTGGCGTGATTCTCTGGGGGTTTCTCGGTATAGCTATGGCGGCTCGTCAGTATTACCAACATCGAGCAAAGTCTTATTTTTCAAAGTAG
- a CDS encoding glycosyltransferase has protein sequence MNLTVKPLHKTTTNPIQKNTHISIFLPNLDGGGAELVMLRLAQGLANLGLKVDLVLAKTEGAYLTKVPANVRIIDLKSKSPVILFKTFALRRYLQQQKPDILLSALDIVSAGTLAKLLAGVSTRIIMCVHTNLSQQFRDKPDVFVGKVRATLVRWFYPWADAIISVSQGVAQDIARVAGLPLDNIQVIYNPVVTPEVLRQAQQPTNHPWFAAGEPPVILGVGRLVRQKDFATLVQAFALVRQRCEARLMILGDVDKREPTIKPQLENLVQQLGLEGEVAFPGFVENPYTYMAQAGVFVLSSIYEGFGNVVAEAIATGTSVVATDCESGPAEILENGKYGKLVPVGDAAALADAIVTTLRNPTNSEELRQRSQAFSMDSVVAQYLQVINCLIEQVASN, from the coding sequence ATGAATCTAACAGTCAAACCTCTCCACAAAACCACTACAAACCCAATCCAAAAAAACACTCATATTAGTATTTTTCTACCTAACCTTGATGGTGGTGGCGCAGAATTAGTCATGCTACGTCTAGCCCAAGGATTAGCAAATTTAGGACTAAAAGTAGATTTAGTTTTAGCAAAAACTGAAGGAGCATATCTGACAAAAGTTCCTGCAAATGTGCGAATCATCGATCTCAAATCTAAATCCCCAGTTATTTTATTCAAAACATTTGCACTGCGACGTTACTTGCAACAACAGAAACCAGATATCTTACTATCTGCACTTGATATAGTGAGTGCAGGAACTCTGGCAAAGTTACTTGCAGGCGTCTCTACTCGCATCATCATGTGCGTACATACCAATCTTTCACAGCAATTTCGCGACAAGCCTGATGTTTTTGTAGGAAAAGTTAGAGCGACTCTAGTACGCTGGTTTTATCCTTGGGCAGATGCAATCATATCAGTTTCCCAAGGCGTAGCGCAGGATATAGCACGTGTCGCTGGACTACCATTAGACAATATTCAAGTGATATACAACCCTGTAGTCACACCAGAAGTTCTCAGACAAGCGCAACAACCAACCAATCACCCTTGGTTTGCTGCAGGAGAACCACCAGTTATTTTAGGAGTAGGACGACTTGTTCGCCAAAAAGATTTTGCAACACTTGTGCAAGCTTTTGCATTAGTGCGACAACGCTGTGAAGCAAGATTAATGATTTTAGGTGATGTAGACAAACGCGAACCAACAATCAAACCACAACTAGAAAACTTAGTACAGCAGCTTGGCTTAGAGGGAGAAGTCGCTTTTCCTGGATTTGTGGAGAATCCTTATACATACATGGCGCAAGCAGGAGTATTTGTCCTTTCCTCAATTTATGAAGGATTTGGTAATGTGGTTGCAGAAGCGATCGCTACTGGTACTTCGGTTGTTGCGACTGATTGTGAAAGTGGACCTGCAGAAATTTTAGAAAATGGCAAGTATGGTAAATTAGTTCCCGTGGGTGACGCCGCAGCACTTGCTGATGCAATTGTAACAACACTCCGCAATCCTACTAATTCAGAAGAGTTACGGCAGCGATCGCAAGCTTTTTCAATGGATAGCGTCGTCGCGCAATATCTTCAAGTTATCAACTGTCTTATAGAACAAGTAGCAAGCAACTAG